In one Rutidosis leptorrhynchoides isolate AG116_Rl617_1_P2 chromosome 8, CSIRO_AGI_Rlap_v1, whole genome shotgun sequence genomic region, the following are encoded:
- the LOC139861209 gene encoding uncharacterized protein yields the protein MMREGRQHGVVRSYAIIPDSQKRYVKTVDSACVSGLFTKVSRKPTNQSKFTGKCGKAQCLGCHIHPVTKSKDKTKGTMKSRSIGSDHGRISCCPPGTSAELALAYLDRDLSYDDDDEKSDEYGYGNDDDDDTSCYVEGGIEVASFMVPNKDIEIEDKDECMSYWDVGLCWGEGGEDEFGDYDEWYLVGDTNY from the coding sequence ATGATGAGAGAGGGTCGTCAACACGGTGTCGTTCGAAGCTACGCAATCATCCCGGACTCTCAAAAACGATATGTAAAGACGGTTGATTCTGCTTGTGTCTCTGGTTTGTTCACCAAAGTTTCAAGAAAACCCACAAATCAATCGAAATTTACCGGCAAATGCGGTAAGGCGCAATGCCTTGGTTGTCATATTCATCCGGTTACAAAGTCCAAAGACAAGACTAAAGGCACCATGAAGTCAAGATCAATTGGATCTGATCATGGCCGAATTAGTTGTTGTCCACCTGGCACGTCAGCTGAACTGGCTTTAGCTTATTTGGATCGCGATCTAAGTTACGATGATGATGACGAAAAAAGTGATGAATATGGTtatggtaatgatgatgatgatgatactagtTGCTATGTTGAAGGTGGGATTGAAGTTGCATCATTTATGGTACCAAATAAGGATATTGAAATTGAAGACAAAGATGAATGTATGAGTTATTGGGATGTAGGTTTGTGTTGGGGAGAAGGGGGTGAAGATGAGTTTGGTGATTATGATGAATGGTATTTAGTTGGAGATACTAATTATTGA
- the LOC139863573 gene encoding uncharacterized protein: MEAILDAHELWESVEPQAGVAVDEKKSKSARAFMFQAIPEDVLLQVSKNKTTKEVWESLKTRYLGAERMQKARLHTLKSEFEGLRMKDGESIDEFAGNLSGMISKFNSLGSTLVDSKLVRKLLDSVSDKYLQLVASMEQYSDVDTMPFEEAIGRLKAYEDRLNLRSNNSNYAESNLLLAKAETSTLKNTKGNTSSGGGGRGSNNYDRGGRCGGRGRGRGQSNRGSYVGQRDAGNNHYKPKDKKHIKCFNCENFGHYASECKTHKEKVDESNLVATQEEEHALLLSVCGEKLESMILLNEEKVFP, translated from the coding sequence ATGGAAGCCATTCTTGATGCTCATGAGTTATGGGAATCAGTTGAACCACAAGCCGGAGTGGCTGTGGACGAGAAGAAAAGTAAATCGGCTAGGGCTTTCATGTTCCAGGCTATACCAGAGGATGTTTTGTTACAAGTTTCAAAGAACAAAACTACTAAAGAGGTATGGGAATCATTAAAGACTCGTTACCTGGGCGCTGAACGTATGCAGAAGGCTAGGTTACATACTCTCAAGAGCGAATTCGAAGGGTTAAGAATGAAAGATGGGGAGTCTATTGATGAATTCGCAGGTAATTTAAGTGGTATGATTTCTAAGTTTAACAGCTTGGGATCTACACTTGTAGACAGTAAATTGGTGAGAAAATTACTGGACTCAGTATCTGATAAGTATCTCCAATTAGTAGCTTCAATGGAGCAATACTCAGATGTCGATACAATGCCTTTCGAGGAGGCAATTGGAAGATTAAAAGCCTATGAGGATAGGCTGAATTTAAGAAGTAACAACAGCAACTATGCAGAAAGCAATCTGCTTTTAGCAAAGGCAGAAACCTCCACATTAAAGAACACGAAAGGAAACACGAGCTCGGGAGGAGGAGGACGTGGATCTAATAATTACGATCGGGGTGGTCGTTGTGGTGGAAGAGGTAGAGGACGAGGTCAGAGTAACCGGGGTAGTTATGTTGGCCAACGAGATGCGGGTAACAATCATTATAAGCCAAAGGACAAGAAGCATATAAAATGCTTCAATTGTGAGAATTTCGGTCATTATGCATCTGAGTGCAAAACTCATAAAGAAAAGGTGGATGAGTCTAATCTAGTTGCCACCCAAGAAGAGGAACATGCACTGTTGTTAAGTGTGTGTGGAGAAAAATTAGAGTCCATGATTTTGTTGAATGAAGAAAAGGTATTTCCATGA